In Halosegnis marinus, one genomic interval encodes:
- a CDS encoding 6-hydroxymethylpterin diphosphokinase MptE-like protein has protein sequence MRWETWEPVYRLVLDDFGFPAADDERARDVLADLAAPFDHRRLAGIEGADVAVCGGAATLADGLDRVRAADYVVAASVAADTLREHRLDVDLMVTDLDKNPDTARHLTREGVVVAAHAHGDNIDLVRQRVPGFDGEYVLPTVQCEPAGPTENFGGFTDGDRAAFLADHFGAASLTFPGWDFDDPGVSPAKRRKLDWAARLLRWLETRREERFDVLDGRRDGLDPL, from the coding sequence ATGCGCTGGGAGACGTGGGAACCCGTGTACCGGCTGGTTCTCGACGATTTCGGCTTCCCCGCGGCCGACGACGAGCGCGCCCGTGACGTGTTGGCCGACCTCGCGGCGCCGTTCGACCACCGACGCCTCGCCGGGATCGAGGGGGCGGACGTGGCCGTCTGTGGCGGCGCGGCGACGCTCGCCGACGGCCTCGACCGCGTCCGCGCCGCCGACTACGTGGTCGCCGCGAGCGTCGCGGCCGACACCCTCCGCGAACACCGTCTCGACGTGGACCTGATGGTGACGGACCTCGACAAGAACCCCGACACCGCGCGCCATCTCACCCGCGAGGGGGTCGTCGTCGCCGCCCACGCCCACGGGGACAACATCGACCTCGTGCGGCAGCGGGTGCCGGGGTTCGACGGCGAGTACGTTCTGCCGACGGTACAGTGCGAGCCGGCGGGCCCCACGGAGAACTTCGGGGGGTTCACCGACGGGGACCGGGCCGCCTTCCTCGCCGACCACTTCGGGGCCGCGTCGTTGACCTTCCCCGGCTGGGACTTCGACGACCCGGGCGTGTCGCCGGCGAAGCGGCGGAAGCTCGACTGGGCGGCGCGGCTGCTCCGGTGGCTGGAAACGCGACGGGAAGAACGGTTCGACGTGCTGGACGGCAGGCGGGACGGCCTCGACCCGCTCTGA
- a CDS encoding DUF7521 family protein translates to MEAVPVTTALGALVLAFAAGSVLLGLFIAYQAYRGLRRNRDRRMLYLSVGMVLLFGVAYALAFLTSVVLQFRFVPLAYQDGLRLAVRVAQFAGLALIAYSMYAD, encoded by the coding sequence GTGGAGGCGGTTCCCGTGACGACGGCGCTCGGGGCGCTGGTGCTCGCGTTCGCGGCCGGGTCGGTCCTGCTCGGGCTGTTCATCGCGTACCAGGCGTACCGGGGGCTGCGCCGCAACCGCGACCGCCGGATGCTCTACCTCTCGGTCGGGATGGTGCTGCTGTTCGGGGTGGCGTACGCGCTCGCCTTCCTCACGAGCGTCGTCCTCCAGTTCCGGTTCGTCCCGCTCGCGTACCAGGACGGGCTGCGCCTCGCGGTGCGGGTCGCGCAGTTCGCCGGCCTCGCGCTCATCGCCTACTCGATGTACGCCGACTGA
- a CDS encoding FAD-binding oxidoreductase, with protein sequence MSYDTAFLADVLPPEQVTTGDSARDSHAADWGAQQAGEGVTPDAVVYPESTEDVADVLAAANERGVPVTPYAAGTSMEGNAVPAFAGISLDLMRMNEVHEVRPDDFQVDVGPGVMGSAVDEAVEGHGMFFPPLPSSGNISTIGGMIANDASGMQTVKYGEVADWVLEVEAVTAAGEVFTAGSKAKKTSAGYNLKDLLVGSEGTLAVVTRATLELAGLPEQIRGGRAVFPSLDDAAEAVFDAVRSGVDVAKIELIDETAGAMAAAYQGSDLPEAAMIFVEFHANHGIEEEIAFCRSVFEAHDVESFEIAGDEEMDALWKAREELAYAVQTYDPDLTPLHPGDITVPVSKLSEVIRYAKELGAEHDLLVPCFGHAGDGNVHYSVLADPDDEEMVARGEEVYAAIVERAIEMGGTATGEHGIGTGKREYLEREHGPVAVDLMRRVKGAFDPKDTLNPGKVFPETAEAGGRVTLPTDD encoded by the coding sequence ATGTCGTACGACACCGCCTTCCTCGCGGACGTGCTCCCCCCGGAGCAGGTGACGACGGGCGACTCGGCCCGCGACTCGCACGCCGCCGACTGGGGCGCACAGCAGGCCGGCGAGGGCGTCACCCCCGACGCGGTCGTCTACCCCGAATCGACCGAGGACGTGGCCGACGTCCTCGCCGCCGCGAACGAGCGGGGCGTTCCCGTCACCCCCTACGCCGCCGGCACGTCGATGGAGGGCAACGCCGTCCCCGCCTTCGCCGGCATCAGCCTCGACCTGATGCGGATGAACGAGGTCCACGAGGTCCGCCCCGACGACTTCCAGGTGGACGTGGGGCCGGGCGTGATGGGGTCGGCCGTGGACGAGGCCGTCGAGGGGCACGGGATGTTCTTCCCGCCGCTCCCCTCCTCGGGGAATATCTCGACCATCGGGGGGATGATAGCCAACGACGCCTCGGGGATGCAGACCGTCAAGTACGGCGAGGTGGCCGACTGGGTGCTCGAAGTCGAGGCCGTCACCGCCGCGGGGGAGGTGTTCACCGCCGGGTCGAAGGCGAAGAAGACGAGCGCCGGCTACAACCTCAAGGACCTGCTCGTCGGCTCCGAGGGGACGCTCGCGGTCGTCACACGCGCCACCCTCGAACTCGCGGGGCTCCCCGAGCAGATACGCGGCGGCCGCGCGGTCTTCCCCTCGCTCGACGACGCCGCGGAGGCGGTCTTCGACGCCGTGCGCTCGGGCGTGGACGTCGCCAAGATAGAACTCATCGACGAGACGGCCGGCGCGATGGCGGCCGCGTATCAGGGCTCTGACCTCCCCGAGGCCGCGATGATATTCGTCGAGTTCCACGCGAACCACGGCATCGAGGAGGAGATAGCCTTCTGCCGCTCCGTCTTCGAGGCCCACGACGTCGAGTCGTTCGAGATAGCGGGCGACGAGGAGATGGACGCCCTGTGGAAGGCCCGGGAGGAACTCGCCTACGCGGTCCAGACGTACGACCCGGACCTGACGCCGCTCCACCCCGGCGACATCACCGTGCCCGTCTCGAAGCTCTCGGAGGTTATCCGCTACGCGAAGGAACTCGGCGCGGAACACGACCTGCTCGTCCCCTGCTTCGGGCACGCGGGCGACGGCAACGTCCACTACTCCGTGCTGGCGGACCCGGACGACGAGGAGATGGTCGCGCGCGGCGAGGAGGTGTACGCCGCCATCGTCGAGCGGGCCATCGAGATGGGCGGCACCGCGACGGGCGAGCACGGCATCGGCACCGGCAAGCGCGAGTACCTCGAACGCGAACACGGCCCGGTCGCCGTCGACCTGATGCGCCGCGTGAAGGGCGCGTTCGACCCGAAGGACACGCTCAACCCCGGGAAGGTGTTCCCCGAAACGGCCGAGGCGGGGGGCCGCGTGACGCTCCCGACCGACGACTGA
- the folP gene encoding dihydropteroate synthase, with protein sequence MRNVDAAGLGIGDDYPTRIMGVLNVSKESPYDPSVFEDPGEAAEYVDRELIDEGADIVDVGLESANKDFEVLSAEGELERLETAVETIESVSGDAVFSIETRYHEVAEAALDAGFDMVNDICGFADPEMPRVCEEYDVAVGKMASPPDLERPGAVEDVDDIYDALALNGLTDKTIVDPAFGGWSEAKTLQDDRETFERLREFRGYGLPMLVSINRKNFLRDLAGRDTDEALPVSLAATAMAIERGAHVVRTHDVAETLDAAKVGDRFTPDRVRDTGAGVEELDVRTPGDAGRHLDRTGAEADPEAATTRVFELSALSEAEHAALGDLAAAHPGVEVAAGPDGTLLFGTVAALRAAARAADGPVGRRLDAVAEGL encoded by the coding sequence ATGCGAAACGTGGACGCCGCGGGGTTGGGAATCGGGGACGACTACCCGACGCGAATCATGGGCGTGCTCAACGTCTCGAAGGAGTCGCCGTACGACCCCAGCGTCTTCGAGGACCCCGGGGAGGCGGCCGAGTACGTGGACCGCGAACTCATCGACGAGGGGGCCGACATCGTCGACGTCGGGCTGGAGTCGGCGAACAAGGACTTCGAGGTGCTGTCGGCCGAGGGGGAACTCGAACGGCTCGAAACCGCGGTCGAGACCATCGAGTCCGTCTCCGGCGACGCCGTCTTCTCCATCGAGACGCGCTACCACGAGGTGGCGGAGGCAGCGCTCGACGCCGGCTTCGACATGGTGAACGACATCTGCGGCTTCGCCGACCCGGAGATGCCCCGGGTCTGCGAAGAGTACGACGTGGCGGTCGGCAAGATGGCCTCGCCGCCGGACCTCGAACGCCCCGGCGCGGTCGAGGACGTGGACGACATCTACGACGCCCTCGCGCTGAACGGGCTGACGGACAAGACCATCGTGGACCCCGCCTTCGGCGGCTGGTCGGAGGCGAAGACGCTGCAGGACGACCGCGAGACGTTCGAGCGCCTCCGGGAGTTCCGCGGCTACGGCCTGCCGATGCTCGTCTCCATCAACCGGAAGAACTTCCTCCGCGACCTCGCCGGCCGCGACACCGACGAGGCCCTCCCGGTGTCGCTCGCCGCGACGGCGATGGCGATAGAGCGGGGCGCACACGTCGTCCGCACCCACGACGTGGCCGAGACGCTCGACGCCGCGAAGGTGGGCGACCGCTTCACGCCCGACCGGGTGCGCGATACGGGCGCGGGGGTGGAGGAACTCGACGTGCGGACGCCCGGGGACGCCGGCCGCCACCTCGACCGCACCGGGGCGGAGGCCGACCCCGAGGCCGCGACGACGCGGGTGTTCGAACTGTCGGCGCTGTCCGAGGCCGAACACGCCGCGCTGGGCGACCTCGCCGCGGCCCACCCGGGCGTCGAAGTCGCGGCCGGGCCGGACGGGACGCTCCTGTTCGGCACCGTCGCCGCCCTCCGTGCGGCCGCGCGCGCCGCCGACGGCCCGGTCGGACGCCGGCTCGACGCGGTCGCGGAGGGGCTGTGA
- the gatE gene encoding Glu-tRNA(Gln) amidotransferase subunit GatE encodes MTDYDYDEVGLVAGLEIHQQLDTATKLFCNCPTVRREPAESERSFVRYLHPTRSELGEIDEAALEESRVDREFTYLAYDSTCLVEEDDEPPRRLDDEALETTLEIATLLDATVADQAHVMRKIVVDGSNTSGFQRSTLVANDGEITTSEGPVGIEDLLLEEESAARVEETDDGVTFGLDRLGIPLVEIGTKPDIRSPEQAREAAERIGMLLRSTGKVKRGLGTIRQDVNVSIAEGARVELKGVQSLDDLEDLVRGEVGRQVELLAIGEELRERDASVGDPTDVTDTFTDTDSGVIAGAERVTAVRLGGFDGLVGREIQPDRRLGTELSDHAKRSGAGGIFHTDELPAYGVTESEVEALRKAVGADAEDAVALVAAESDVAEAAIAAAAERAETAIEGVPEETRDALPDGTSRYLRPLPGAARMYPETDVPPVEPDPSAVEAPELLTERVERYAADHGLDAGLAEQVAYGQYMPVYEDAVDAGVDPTFAATTLESTLTELRRDDVAVENLTDDRLLAVMALVEDGDLAKEGVGDVLATLAEDPSLSAEEAVEAAGLSGVSEAEVREAVVEVVERNEEQVAEEGMGAFSGLMGEAMGALRGKADGEVVSAVLREEIGKRS; translated from the coding sequence ATGACCGACTACGACTACGACGAGGTGGGGCTGGTCGCCGGGCTGGAGATACACCAACAGCTCGACACGGCGACGAAGCTCTTCTGTAACTGCCCGACCGTCCGCCGCGAGCCGGCCGAGTCCGAGCGGTCGTTCGTCCGCTACCTCCATCCGACGCGCTCGGAGCTCGGGGAGATAGACGAGGCCGCGCTGGAGGAGTCGCGCGTCGACCGGGAGTTCACCTACCTCGCGTACGACTCGACGTGTCTCGTCGAGGAGGACGACGAGCCGCCCCGGCGGCTGGACGACGAGGCGCTGGAGACGACCCTGGAGATAGCGACGCTGCTCGACGCGACGGTCGCGGACCAGGCGCACGTGATGCGGAAGATCGTCGTCGACGGCTCGAACACCTCGGGCTTTCAGCGCTCCACGCTCGTCGCCAACGACGGCGAGATAACGACCTCCGAGGGGCCGGTCGGCATCGAGGACCTCCTGCTCGAAGAGGAGTCCGCCGCCCGCGTCGAGGAGACGGACGACGGCGTCACCTTCGGCCTCGACCGGCTCGGCATCCCGCTCGTCGAGATAGGGACGAAGCCGGACATCCGCTCGCCCGAGCAGGCGCGGGAGGCCGCCGAGCGCATCGGGATGCTGCTGCGCTCGACGGGGAAGGTCAAGCGCGGCCTCGGCACCATCCGGCAGGACGTGAACGTCTCCATCGCCGAGGGCGCCCGCGTCGAACTGAAGGGCGTCCAGTCGCTCGACGACCTGGAGGACCTCGTGCGCGGCGAGGTCGGCCGGCAGGTCGAACTGCTCGCCATCGGCGAGGAGCTCCGCGAGCGCGACGCCTCGGTGGGCGACCCGACGGACGTGACGGACACCTTCACGGACACCGATTCCGGCGTCATCGCCGGCGCGGAGCGCGTGACGGCCGTTCGGCTGGGCGGCTTCGACGGCCTCGTCGGCCGGGAGATACAGCCCGACCGCCGCCTCGGCACCGAACTGTCCGACCACGCCAAGCGGAGCGGCGCGGGCGGCATCTTCCACACGGACGAGCTGCCGGCCTACGGCGTCACGGAGTCCGAGGTTGAGGCGCTCCGCAAGGCCGTCGGCGCGGACGCGGAGGACGCCGTCGCGCTCGTCGCCGCCGAGAGCGACGTGGCCGAGGCCGCCATCGCCGCCGCCGCGGAGCGCGCCGAAACGGCCATCGAGGGCGTGCCCGAGGAGACGCGCGACGCGCTCCCGGACGGCACCTCCCGCTACCTCCGGCCCCTGCCGGGCGCGGCGCGGATGTACCCCGAGACGGACGTGCCGCCCGTCGAACCGGACCCGAGCGCCGTCGAGGCCCCGGAACTGCTCACCGAGCGCGTCGAGCGGTACGCGGCCGACCACGGCCTCGACGCGGGCCTCGCCGAGCAGGTCGCCTACGGCCAGTACATGCCCGTGTACGAGGACGCCGTGGACGCGGGCGTCGACCCGACGTTCGCCGCGACGACGCTCGAATCCACGCTCACGGAACTGCGTCGCGACGACGTGGCCGTCGAGAACCTCACGGACGACCGCCTGCTCGCCGTGATGGCGCTCGTGGAGGACGGCGACCTCGCGAAGGAGGGCGTCGGCGACGTGCTCGCGACGCTCGCCGAGGACCCCTCGCTGTCGGCCGAGGAGGCCGTCGAGGCGGCCGGGCTCTCGGGCGTGAGCGAGGCAGAGGTCCGCGAGGCCGTCGTCGAGGTCGTCGAGCGTAACGAGGAACAGGTCGCGGAGGAGGGAATGGGCGCCTTCTCCGGGCTGATGGGCGAGGCGATGGGCGCGCTCCGCGGGAAGGCGGACGGCGAGGTCGTCTCCGCCGTGCTGCGCGAGGAGATCGGGAAGCGCTCGTAG
- a CDS encoding winged helix-turn-helix domain-containing protein — translation MIHTRIADVTHPTPAPRPHAGPAAVRGGPPVTDPGFETVVALLDDEYARAVLAATDGRARSATELAATLDASKQTVYRRLERLREAGLVAEATRPRSDGHHETVYTATLERVSVELREGEFAVEVETDGERDAADTLTDLWRRFP, via the coding sequence GTGATTCACACACGCATCGCCGATGTCACCCACCCCACTCCCGCGCCGCGCCCGCACGCCGGCCCGGCCGCCGTCCGCGGAGGGCCGCCGGTGACGGACCCCGGCTTCGAGACGGTCGTCGCCCTCCTCGACGACGAGTACGCCCGCGCGGTGCTGGCCGCGACCGACGGCAGGGCACGGTCGGCGACGGAGCTCGCGGCGACCCTCGACGCCTCGAAGCAGACGGTGTACCGGCGGCTGGAACGGCTGCGCGAGGCGGGGCTCGTCGCGGAGGCGACCCGGCCCCGCTCGGACGGCCACCACGAGACGGTGTACACGGCGACGCTCGAGCGCGTCTCGGTCGAACTCCGCGAGGGGGAGTTCGCGGTCGAGGTGGAGACGGACGGGGAGCGCGACGCCGCCGACACCCTCACCGACCTGTGGAGGCGGTTCCCGTGA
- a CDS encoding class I adenylate-forming enzyme family protein, which yields MSNLVADIEETAAAHPDATAIGFQGQEFTYEQFWARAGQFAQALADAGVEPGDRVGLYLPNLPQYVTAFVGTLRAGAIVVPMNPQYKSREISHLLSDSGAKAVVGLADLVPQVKEVQDDTDVHTVVSVGGDADGATEFGAFLADDTLATVDREDDDVAVQPYTSGTTGQPKGVLLTHHNLAFDARASAEIHDGIDPDDKFLGVLPLFHIYGMTITMISTLFEGGSYWPLPAWDAEEALGLIESEGITHVHGVPAMFNDVVNTPGAEEYHLSSVEFANSGGSSLPIEVMQRFEEMFDVELFEGYGLTETSPVTHANRPGDRRPGSIGKTLPGMEAMIVDHEFRKLDPVPKGPVDDETELDDVVGELVINGPNVMQGYYGLPEANEEAFTEADGKRWFHTGDLGYHDEDGFFYVVDREKHMIVTGGYNVYPREVEELLFEHPDIADAAVVGIPDDRRGETVKAFVVPTPDAEATPEDIKQYCLTNLAEYKHPREVEFVEELPRTTTGKVQKFELRGE from the coding sequence ATGAGTAACCTCGTTGCTGATATCGAGGAGACCGCGGCGGCGCACCCGGACGCGACCGCCATCGGCTTCCAGGGGCAGGAGTTCACCTACGAGCAGTTCTGGGCGCGCGCCGGCCAGTTCGCGCAGGCGCTCGCCGACGCGGGCGTCGAGCCCGGCGACCGTGTGGGGCTGTACCTGCCGAACCTCCCGCAGTACGTGACGGCGTTCGTCGGTACGCTCCGGGCCGGCGCTATCGTCGTCCCGATGAACCCGCAGTACAAGTCCCGGGAGATCAGCCACCTGCTCTCCGACTCGGGAGCGAAGGCCGTCGTCGGCCTCGCCGACCTGGTGCCGCAGGTGAAGGAGGTCCAGGACGACACCGACGTCCACACCGTCGTCTCCGTTGGCGGCGACGCCGACGGCGCGACCGAGTTCGGCGCGTTCCTCGCCGACGACACGCTCGCGACCGTCGACCGCGAGGACGACGACGTGGCCGTCCAGCCGTACACCTCGGGGACGACCGGCCAGCCGAAGGGCGTCCTCCTGACGCACCACAACCTCGCGTTCGACGCGCGCGCCTCCGCGGAGATACACGACGGCATCGACCCCGACGACAAGTTCCTCGGCGTGCTCCCGCTGTTCCACATCTACGGGATGACCATCACGATGATATCGACGCTGTTCGAGGGCGGCTCGTACTGGCCGCTCCCGGCGTGGGACGCCGAGGAGGCGCTCGGCCTCATCGAGAGCGAGGGCATCACGCACGTCCACGGCGTGCCGGCGATGTTCAACGACGTGGTGAACACGCCCGGCGCCGAGGAGTACCACCTCTCCTCGGTCGAGTTCGCCAACTCCGGCGGCTCCTCGCTCCCCATCGAGGTGATGCAGCGGTTCGAGGAGATGTTCGACGTGGAGCTGTTCGAGGGGTACGGGCTGACGGAGACCTCGCCGGTGACCCACGCGAACCGGCCGGGCGACCGCCGCCCCGGTTCCATCGGGAAGACGCTCCCCGGCATGGAGGCGATGATCGTCGACCACGAGTTCCGCAAGCTCGACCCCGTCCCGAAGGGGCCGGTCGACGACGAGACGGAGCTGGACGACGTGGTCGGCGAACTCGTCATCAACGGCCCGAACGTGATGCAGGGCTACTACGGCCTGCCGGAGGCGAACGAGGAAGCGTTCACCGAGGCGGACGGCAAGCGGTGGTTCCACACCGGCGACCTCGGCTACCACGACGAGGACGGCTTCTTCTACGTCGTGGACCGCGAGAAGCACATGATCGTGACGGGCGGCTACAACGTCTACCCCCGCGAGGTCGAGGAGTTGCTCTTCGAGCACCCGGACATCGCGGACGCGGCCGTCGTCGGCATCCCGGACGATCGACGCGGCGAGACGGTGAAGGCGTTCGTCGTGCCGACGCCCGACGCCGAGGCCACCCCCGAGGACATCAAGCAGTACTGCCTGACCAACCTCGCGGAGTACAAACACCCCCGCGAGGTGGAGTTCGTCGAGGAGCTGCCGCGCACGACGACCGGCAAGGTCCAGAAGTTCGAGCTCCGCGGCGAGTAA
- a CDS encoding quinone oxidoreductase family protein: MRAVQVTEFGDASNLEVVDTEVPEPGEGEVRIEVKAAGINFADIMQRRGHYDGGPEPPYVAGLEVAGVIDAVGEGVGRSVGDEVVSMVGIGGYAEYAIGDARGLLDVPAGMSMEEAAGFPVQFLTAHNCLHEWGDLEEGETVLIHAAAGGVGTAAVQIASEAGARVIGTASTQEKLDKAAALGCDVGINYEEEDFVERVAEETDYGVDLVLDGVGGETSERSLHALTEFGRMVSYGAASGRPGRPPTNELLFGNKSVIGYHLGRATNRKPMKVMSAVPPLTEMLADGTLEVQVGHTFDLEEAAEAHEFIEARKSSGKVVLVP, translated from the coding sequence ATGAGAGCCGTGCAGGTCACCGAGTTCGGCGACGCATCGAATCTGGAAGTCGTGGACACCGAGGTCCCCGAACCCGGCGAGGGCGAGGTCCGCATCGAGGTGAAGGCCGCGGGCATCAACTTCGCCGACATCATGCAGCGGCGCGGCCACTACGACGGCGGCCCGGAGCCGCCGTACGTCGCGGGGCTGGAGGTCGCCGGGGTCATCGACGCCGTCGGCGAGGGCGTCGGGCGCTCCGTCGGCGACGAGGTGGTGTCGATGGTCGGCATCGGCGGCTACGCGGAGTACGCCATCGGCGACGCGCGCGGCCTGCTCGACGTGCCCGCGGGGATGAGCATGGAGGAGGCCGCCGGCTTCCCCGTCCAGTTCCTCACGGCGCACAACTGCCTCCACGAGTGGGGCGACCTGGAGGAGGGCGAGACGGTGCTGATTCACGCCGCGGCGGGCGGCGTCGGCACGGCGGCGGTCCAGATAGCGAGCGAGGCCGGCGCGCGCGTCATCGGCACGGCCTCGACGCAGGAGAAACTCGACAAGGCCGCGGCGCTCGGCTGCGACGTCGGCATCAACTACGAGGAGGAGGACTTCGTCGAGCGGGTCGCAGAGGAGACGGACTACGGGGTCGACCTCGTGCTCGACGGCGTCGGCGGCGAGACCTCGGAGCGGTCGCTCCACGCGCTCACGGAGTTCGGCCGGATGGTCAGCTACGGCGCGGCCTCGGGCCGGCCGGGTCGCCCGCCGACGAACGAACTGCTGTTCGGCAACAAGTCCGTCATCGGCTACCACCTCGGCCGCGCGACGAACCGCAAGCCGATGAAGGTGATGAGCGCCGTCCCGCCGCTGACGGAGATGCTCGCCGACGGCACGCTGGAGGTGCAGGTCGGCCACACCTTCGACCTGGAGGAGGCCGCGGAGGCCCACGAGTTCATCGAGGCGCGCAAGTCGAGCGGGAAGGTCGTCCTCGTCCCGTAG
- a CDS encoding AI-2E family transporter produces MVSLPDASNARLGWWLVVAGLAVVLAAVLERVVGVAVLGLFVYYVVRPLHRRLDEHVAESAAATATFVGVIVPLVVVVGYIVVVATSELSGFLGGASPAVSDLLAPYLGDEALSATRRETLAAALNDPVAVLRTNAGAAGRAADAAMAVLAAAGRVLFVTFVAGAIAYFLLQDGDRLRAWGRDHLFEDESVLDAFLTAADRDLETVYLGNVFTVALVAVGAAVVYNAYNLLAPPAVAVPIPTALALATGLASFVPVVVGKLVYVPLTGGLALVAARTRPDLVVYPLALFAVALVFLDLLPQAVLRPYLSGRSLHTGATMLSYVLGTTVFGWYGLFLGPLLLVLVVHTARIVLPELLAGEELTPAAAAAALGSEPD; encoded by the coding sequence ATGGTATCGCTCCCCGACGCCTCGAACGCGCGGCTCGGCTGGTGGCTGGTCGTCGCCGGGCTCGCCGTCGTGCTCGCCGCCGTCCTCGAACGCGTGGTCGGGGTCGCCGTCCTCGGCCTGTTCGTCTACTACGTCGTGCGGCCGCTCCACCGCCGGCTCGACGAGCACGTCGCCGAGAGCGCCGCGGCGACCGCGACCTTCGTCGGCGTCATCGTCCCGCTCGTGGTGGTCGTCGGCTACATCGTCGTCGTGGCGACGAGCGAGCTGTCCGGGTTCCTCGGCGGCGCCTCGCCGGCCGTAAGCGACCTGCTCGCGCCGTACCTCGGCGACGAGGCGCTCTCCGCGACCCGCCGGGAGACCCTCGCGGCCGCGCTGAACGACCCCGTCGCCGTCCTCCGGACCAACGCCGGCGCCGCGGGCCGGGCCGCAGACGCGGCGATGGCCGTTCTCGCCGCCGCCGGCCGCGTGCTGTTCGTCACCTTCGTCGCCGGCGCCATCGCGTACTTCCTCCTGCAGGACGGCGACCGCCTGCGGGCGTGGGGTCGCGACCACCTCTTCGAGGACGAGTCGGTGCTCGACGCGTTCCTGACGGCGGCCGACCGCGACCTCGAAACCGTCTACCTCGGGAACGTCTTCACCGTCGCCCTCGTGGCGGTCGGCGCGGCCGTCGTGTACAACGCCTACAACCTCCTCGCCCCGCCGGCCGTCGCCGTCCCGATTCCGACCGCGCTCGCGCTCGCCACCGGGCTGGCGAGCTTCGTCCCCGTCGTGGTCGGCAAGCTCGTGTACGTCCCCCTCACGGGCGGGCTGGCGCTCGTCGCGGCGCGGACGCGGCCGGACCTCGTCGTCTACCCCCTCGCCCTGTTCGCCGTCGCGCTCGTCTTCCTCGACCTGCTCCCGCAGGCCGTCCTCCGACCGTACCTCTCGGGCCGGAGCCTCCACACCGGGGCGACGATGCTCTCGTACGTCCTCGGGACGACCGTATTCGGCTGGTACGGCCTGTTCCTCGGGCCGCTGCTGCTCGTCCTCGTCGTCCACACGGCCCGCATCGTGCTCCCCGAACTGCTCGCCGGGGAGGAACTGACCCCCGCCGCGGCGGCCGCCGCGCTGGGCTCCGAGCCGGACTGA
- a CDS encoding RNA methyltransferase — translation MISVAVVGAETPGNVGTIARAMKNFGLSDLYLVDPPALDPEGEAYGFAGHAREDVLPNATETTFDDLVERFHTVGTTAVTNEDARKHVRYPYRTPADLADSLRDVETDTCVVFGRERVGLTNEELARLDEVVSIPASAEYPVLNLGQAATVVLYELRDLSVAETQHPDAVERADEPEIEGLHEQFAALLERINHPEGKRAKTARLFRRLVGRAHPTPREARTLRGVFRRAAMFADPPDDD, via the coding sequence ATGATATCGGTCGCGGTCGTCGGCGCGGAGACGCCGGGCAACGTCGGCACCATCGCCCGCGCGATGAAGAACTTCGGCCTCTCCGACCTCTACCTCGTGGACCCGCCGGCCCTCGACCCCGAGGGCGAGGCGTACGGCTTCGCCGGCCACGCCCGCGAGGACGTGCTCCCGAACGCGACGGAGACGACGTTCGACGACCTCGTCGAGCGGTTCCACACCGTCGGGACCACGGCCGTCACGAACGAGGACGCCCGCAAGCACGTCCGCTACCCGTATCGGACGCCCGCGGACCTCGCCGACTCGCTGCGCGACGTGGAGACGGACACCTGCGTCGTGTTCGGCCGCGAGCGCGTCGGCCTCACGAACGAGGAACTCGCGCGCCTCGACGAGGTGGTGTCCATCCCGGCGAGCGCGGAGTACCCCGTCCTCAACCTCGGACAGGCCGCGACCGTCGTCCTCTACGAGCTCCGCGACCTCTCCGTCGCGGAGACCCAACACCCCGACGCGGTGGAGCGCGCGGACGAACCCGAGATAGAGGGCCTCCACGAACAGTTCGCGGCGCTGCTGGAGCGTATCAATCACCCCGAGGGAAAGCGCGCCAAGACGGCGCGCCTGTTCCGCAGACTCGTGGGTCGCGCCCACCCGACCCCTCGCGAGGCACGTACCCTCCGCGGGGTGTTCCGCCGCGCGGCGATGTTCGCCGACCCGCCCGACGACGACTAG